In Elephas maximus indicus isolate mEleMax1 chromosome 7, mEleMax1 primary haplotype, whole genome shotgun sequence, the following proteins share a genomic window:
- the LOC126079895 gene encoding olfactory receptor 10AG1-like, translating to MEHQKHLPDVNLTSLVEFFLLGFSDIPHLQMFLFGIFFFAYVIILMGNGMIILVTRVDKALQTPMYFFLANYSFLEICYVSITIPKMLMNLWTQKRNISLFECATQMCFFLILGGTECLLLAVMAYDRYVAICNPLHYPLVMNHRVCIQLVAGSWITGIPLQIGQTYETFSLPFCGSNQINHFFCDIPPIFKLACGDTFVNEMSLYILVVLFITVPFLLILGSYGKVISTILKLPSATSRAKAFSTCSSHLMVVALFFGSGIITYFQPKSKHSSGRDRFLSLFYTIVVPMFNPMIYTLRNKDVTVALRKLLP from the coding sequence ATGGAACACCAAAAACACCTACCAGACGTAAATCTCACTTCCTTGgtggaattttttcttttaggatTCTCTGATATTCCTCATCTTCAAATGTTTCTTTTTGGGATATTTTTCTTTGCTTATGTGATTATCTTGATGGGAAATGGCATGATCATTCTCGTAACAAGGGTTGACAAGGCTCTCCAGactcccatgtattttttcctggcaaATTATTCCTTCTTGGAAATTTGTTATGTGTCAATCACTATTCCCAAAATGCTCATGAACCTTTGGACTCAGAAAAGAAACATTTCTTTGTTTGAATGTGCTACACAAATGTGTTTTTTCCTTATACTGGGAGGTACGGAGTGTTTGCTCctggcagtgatggcctatgatcgctatgtggccatttgtaaccctctgcACTACCCTCTAGTCATGAATCACAGGGTGTGTATCCAGTTGGTGGCTGGCTCCTGGATCACTGGAATCCCACTTCAGATAGGGCAAACATATGAaactttctctctgcctttttgtgGATCTAACCAAAtcaaccacttcttctgtgatatCCCCCCAATATTCAAGCTGGCCTGTGGGGACACCTTTGTGAATGAGATGTCACTCTACATACTTGTTGTGTTGTTTATCACAGTTCCATTTCTGTTGATACTTGGCTCCTACGGCAAAGTCATCTCCACCATCCTGAAGTTGCCATCAGCCACAAGTCGagccaaagccttctccacctgctcaTCTCATCTTATGGTTGTGGCTTTATTTTTTGGGTCAGGAATCATTACGTATTTTCAACCCAAATCCAAACACTCTTCTGGAAGAGAcaggtttctctctcttttctataCCATTGTTGTGCCAATGTTTAACCCCATGATATACACTCTGAGGAATAAGGACGTTACGGTGGCATTGAGAAAATTGCTACCTTAA